A region from the Corallococcus soli genome encodes:
- a CDS encoding PQQ-dependent sugar dehydrogenase, with translation MTVLPRLSLCVTAALLLTDCAHRPSTASLPPPGQAPALPAPDPSFDVKRYSSVVGWPQGKRPVAPEGFEVTRFASDLRNPRWTYVLPNGDVLVAEASSEFKSEQDQKEAIASGKVRSQNLGNSANRITLLRDADHDGAPEVRQVFLEGLKQPLGMLLLGDRFYVANTDSVWRYPYTAGETTLQGPGEKLLDLPAGGYNNHWTRNLLANADGSKIYVSVGSASNVAEHGLKEEERRANILEINPDGSGERVYASGLRNPVGMGWAPGTREMWTVVNERDDLGEDLVPDYLTRVEDGGFYGWPFAYFGAHEDPRMAGQRPDLVAKTLVPDVPLGAHTASLGLAFYEGQAFPKKYQGGAFIGQHGSWNRAELSGYKVVFVPFRDGRPQGPPEDFLTGFIADAAQAQVYGRPVGVTVLPDGALLVADDASNTLWKVSAKR, from the coding sequence ATGACCGTGCTCCCCCGCCTCTCGCTCTGCGTGACGGCCGCGCTGCTCCTGACGGACTGCGCGCACCGCCCCTCCACCGCGTCGCTGCCGCCGCCGGGACAGGCGCCCGCCCTGCCCGCGCCGGACCCCAGCTTCGACGTGAAGCGCTACAGCTCCGTCGTCGGGTGGCCGCAGGGCAAGCGCCCCGTGGCCCCCGAAGGCTTCGAGGTGACGCGCTTCGCGAGCGACCTGCGCAACCCGCGCTGGACGTACGTGCTGCCCAACGGGGACGTGCTGGTGGCGGAGGCCAGTTCCGAGTTCAAGAGCGAGCAGGACCAGAAGGAAGCCATCGCGTCCGGCAAGGTGCGCTCGCAGAACCTGGGCAACAGCGCCAACCGCATCACCCTGCTGCGCGACGCGGACCACGACGGCGCCCCGGAGGTGCGCCAGGTCTTCCTGGAGGGGCTGAAGCAGCCGCTGGGCATGCTGCTGCTGGGCGACCGGTTCTACGTGGCCAACACGGACAGCGTCTGGCGCTACCCGTACACCGCCGGTGAGACGACGCTCCAGGGGCCGGGAGAGAAGCTGCTGGACCTGCCGGCGGGCGGCTACAACAACCACTGGACGCGCAACCTGCTGGCCAACGCGGACGGCTCGAAAATCTACGTCTCCGTGGGCTCGGCCAGCAACGTGGCGGAGCATGGCCTGAAGGAGGAGGAGCGCCGCGCGAACATCCTGGAGATCAACCCGGATGGCTCCGGCGAGCGCGTCTACGCGAGCGGCCTGCGCAACCCGGTGGGCATGGGCTGGGCCCCGGGGACGCGCGAGATGTGGACGGTGGTGAACGAGCGCGACGACCTGGGCGAGGATCTGGTGCCGGACTACCTCACGCGCGTGGAGGACGGCGGCTTCTACGGCTGGCCCTTCGCGTACTTCGGCGCCCACGAGGATCCCCGCATGGCCGGACAGCGGCCGGACCTGGTGGCGAAGACGCTGGTGCCGGACGTGCCCCTGGGCGCGCACACCGCCTCCCTGGGGCTGGCGTTCTACGAAGGCCAGGCCTTCCCGAAGAAGTACCAGGGCGGGGCGTTCATCGGGCAGCACGGGTCGTGGAACCGCGCGGAGCTGTCCGGCTACAAGGTCGTCTTCGTGCCCTTCCGGGACGGACGCCCCCAGGGCCCGCCGGAGGACTTCCTCACGGGCTTCATCGCCGACGCCGCCCAGGCCCAGGTGTACGGCCGGCCGGTGGGCGTCACGGTGCTCCCGGACGGCGCGCTGCTGGTCGCGGATGACGCCAGCAACACGCTGTGGAAGGTGTCCGCGAAGCGCTGA
- the trhA gene encoding PAQR family membrane homeostasis protein TrhA — protein MDELKPRLRGVSHMLAFVAALLACVYLARAPVQGVQYVANLTFGFSMVLMFGVSGTYHWPTWSPATYQRLGKFDHAAIYILIAGSFTPLATLDLAGGWSRQSLWVMWAAALTGATLTLLGISASRGLRSSLYVALGLVSTPVMLRLSGVIGPTRVRWLVFEGVLYAVGAVVYARRWPDPKPAVFGYHELFHVMVIAAAALHYVILVDVLGP, from the coding sequence ATGGATGAGCTGAAGCCCCGGCTGCGGGGCGTGTCGCACATGCTGGCGTTCGTGGCGGCGCTGTTGGCGTGCGTGTACCTGGCCCGGGCCCCCGTGCAGGGCGTGCAGTACGTGGCCAACCTCACGTTCGGCTTCAGCATGGTGCTGATGTTCGGCGTGAGCGGGACCTACCACTGGCCCACATGGAGCCCCGCGACCTACCAGCGGCTGGGGAAGTTCGACCACGCGGCCATCTACATCCTCATCGCGGGGAGCTTCACGCCGCTGGCCACGCTGGACCTGGCGGGAGGCTGGAGCCGGCAGTCGCTCTGGGTGATGTGGGCGGCGGCCCTCACGGGCGCGACGCTCACGCTGCTGGGCATCTCCGCGTCACGGGGGCTGCGCTCCTCGCTCTACGTCGCGCTGGGGCTGGTGTCGACGCCGGTGATGTTGCGGCTGTCGGGCGTGATTGGCCCCACCCGGGTCAGGTGGCTGGTGTTCGAAGGGGTGCTCTACGCGGTGGGCGCCGTGGTGTACGCGCGCCGGTGGCCGGATCCCAAGCCCGCGGTCTTCGGCTACCACGAGCTGTTCCACGTCATGGTCATCGCCGCGGCGGCCCTGCACTACGTCATCCTGGTGGATGTCCTGGGACCCTAG
- a CDS encoding carboxylesterase/lipase family protein: MVKQSAPVVSTVEGPLQGIVEEGVFAFKGIPYAQPPVGDLRWRAPRAVIPWKHLRQATAFGKASLQSREACIAGGGGDPGPMGEDCLYLNVWTPRVDAQAKLPVVVWIHGGAFVIGSGGLPPYDGVPLASREAVFVTLNYRLGHMGFFAHPALEAERGGGPVNFGLLDQLAALQWVNRNIERFGGDPSRVTIAGQSAGGKSVLSLFCMEAARPLFHRGVALSVYGLDEIPLEQALVRGQALSRGMGVPDGEATPERLRKLPAEDFWKQPAETSTAPVAICGDSVMPLSILATFQAEQQARVPLILGSTNDDVSVLEAFRRDPMEILQALRDKGVPIKLLYPGVNDDTELARQVCRDILFTLIPRQVADLHAKASQVWRCYFEYTATRLRPERPNGVGHGEEVPYFLDTAARCPPTQAVITDEDRAYARMVSGWLLDFARTAAPAPASEWPRHEKGEDHLMRAQQPPKVEQNFMLLRLNAFLLASAIINGADTDTTPPTGRSVPEPRPEPRGPRPVGTRP; the protein is encoded by the coding sequence ATGGTCAAACAGTCCGCACCCGTCGTCAGCACCGTCGAAGGTCCGCTGCAGGGCATCGTGGAAGAGGGTGTGTTTGCCTTCAAGGGCATTCCCTACGCCCAGCCCCCCGTGGGGGACCTGCGGTGGCGCGCGCCCCGGGCCGTCATCCCCTGGAAGCACCTGCGTCAGGCGACTGCCTTTGGCAAGGCGTCGCTCCAGTCGCGCGAGGCCTGCATCGCGGGCGGCGGCGGGGACCCGGGCCCCATGGGCGAGGACTGCCTCTACCTCAACGTCTGGACGCCTCGCGTGGATGCGCAGGCGAAGCTCCCCGTCGTCGTGTGGATCCACGGCGGCGCGTTCGTCATCGGCTCCGGCGGGCTGCCCCCGTACGACGGCGTGCCGCTGGCCTCGCGCGAGGCCGTCTTCGTCACGCTGAACTACCGGCTGGGCCACATGGGCTTCTTCGCCCACCCCGCGCTGGAGGCGGAGCGGGGCGGGGGCCCGGTGAACTTCGGCCTGTTGGACCAGCTCGCCGCGCTCCAGTGGGTGAACCGCAACATCGAGCGCTTTGGCGGCGACCCGAGCCGCGTCACCATCGCGGGCCAGTCCGCGGGCGGCAAGAGCGTGCTGTCGCTGTTCTGCATGGAGGCGGCGCGTCCGCTCTTCCACCGGGGCGTGGCGCTCAGCGTGTACGGGCTGGATGAAATCCCCCTGGAGCAGGCGCTCGTCCGGGGCCAGGCGCTGTCGCGGGGCATGGGCGTGCCGGACGGCGAAGCGACGCCGGAGCGCCTGCGGAAGCTGCCCGCGGAGGACTTCTGGAAGCAGCCCGCGGAGACGTCCACCGCGCCCGTGGCCATCTGCGGGGACTCCGTGATGCCGCTGTCCATCCTGGCCACGTTCCAGGCGGAGCAGCAGGCGCGTGTGCCCCTCATCCTGGGGAGCACCAACGACGACGTCAGCGTGCTGGAGGCCTTCCGGCGCGACCCCATGGAGATCCTCCAGGCCCTGCGCGACAAGGGCGTCCCCATCAAGCTGCTCTACCCGGGCGTGAACGACGACACGGAGCTGGCGCGCCAGGTGTGCCGCGACATCCTCTTCACCCTCATCCCCCGGCAGGTCGCGGACCTGCACGCGAAGGCGTCGCAGGTGTGGCGCTGCTACTTCGAATACACCGCCACCCGGCTGCGCCCGGAGCGGCCCAACGGCGTGGGGCACGGCGAGGAGGTGCCGTACTTCCTCGACACGGCGGCCCGGTGCCCGCCCACGCAGGCCGTCATCACCGACGAGGACCGGGCGTACGCCCGCATGGTGAGCGGCTGGCTGCTGGACTTCGCCAGGACGGCGGCGCCCGCGCCCGCCAGTGAGTGGCCCCGCCACGAGAAGGGCGAGGACCACCTGATGCGCGCGCAGCAGCCGCCCAAGGTGGAGCAGAACTTCATGCTGCTCCGGCTCAATGCCTTCCTGCTCGCGAGCGCCATCATCAACGGCGCGGACACCGACACCACCCCGCCCACCGGGCGCTCCGTGCCCGAGCCCCGGCCGGAGCCCCGGGGTCCCCGGCCCGTGGGCACGCGCCCGTAG
- a CDS encoding alpha/beta fold hydrolase gives MSTSSVRQGTSHRGCTLSWFVEGEGPPVVMIQGVGIGAEGWRPQVEGLASRFQCLCLDNRGFGASQPPGDALTVELMAQDVLALMDARGWSSAHVMGHSLGGLVALYLAHRARERVRSLALLCTFASGAVPTRLTPRMLALGLRTRLGTRRMRRHAFLRMVLAPEELAHADKDALAEQLAVRFGHDLADQPPVAMRQFQAMGRADATPFLRGLSGVPTLVVSATHDPIAPPAAGQALAAGIPGARYVEMTQASHGVTLRFAERINALLREHLEGAEALSPAPSAAGQGAR, from the coding sequence ATGAGCACATCCTCCGTCCGGCAGGGCACCTCGCATCGCGGCTGCACGCTGAGCTGGTTCGTGGAGGGCGAAGGGCCTCCGGTGGTGATGATTCAGGGGGTGGGCATTGGCGCCGAGGGGTGGCGACCGCAGGTGGAGGGACTGGCCTCCCGGTTCCAGTGCCTCTGCCTGGACAACCGGGGGTTCGGCGCCAGCCAGCCGCCCGGCGACGCGCTGACGGTGGAGCTGATGGCGCAGGACGTGCTTGCGTTGATGGACGCGCGGGGCTGGTCGAGCGCGCACGTCATGGGCCATTCGCTGGGCGGACTGGTGGCGCTGTACCTCGCGCACCGGGCGCGGGAGCGGGTGCGCAGCCTCGCGCTGCTGTGCACGTTCGCGTCGGGCGCGGTGCCCACCCGGCTGACGCCGCGAATGCTCGCTTTGGGCCTGCGGACGCGGCTCGGGACGCGGCGCATGCGACGGCATGCCTTCCTCCGGATGGTGCTGGCCCCGGAGGAACTGGCCCACGCGGACAAGGACGCGCTGGCGGAGCAGCTCGCGGTGCGCTTCGGGCATGACCTCGCGGATCAACCCCCCGTGGCGATGCGACAGTTCCAGGCCATGGGCCGCGCGGACGCCACCCCGTTCCTTCGCGGGCTCTCCGGCGTGCCCACCCTGGTCGTGAGCGCCACGCATGATCCCATCGCGCCTCCCGCCGCGGGCCAGGCGCTGGCGGCGGGGATCCCTGGCGCCCGCTACGTGGAGATGACCCAGGCCTCCCACGGCGTCACGCTGCGCTTCGCGGAGCGGATCAACGCGCTGCTGCGCGAGCACCTCGAAGGCGCGGAGGCCTTGAGCCCGGCGCCGTCCGCGGCAGGGCAGGGCGCGCGGTAG
- a CDS encoding methyl-accepting chemotaxis protein → MGHSCFFILDLLRVPAGGKNTRPGVVSRLTALGLALFFVLALAPAAHAQPAQEATVPALDGWRFRWGDSPLGPDGVPTWAKQAEGVAGWEPMTALKMPPGRGDRTLLWVRIPVPQGPWHEPALFLGNVANAFEAYVDGQRVHVSGRLDPAGQETMANMAWHLVPLPPSAVGRHVLLRIQATGPAIGVTRDARVGARHALLAAETRRGLAPFVMGTLLVAIGVTALGAAILRRQRRLLVALAVFSVGSGMLLLGSSSLSTALWNREAVGSLFTLLGSYAVLPSLAWFISDTVSEDKLRWFRRGAAVVTVPAVIQAVLALVDLGIVWRLLPAFILYSLPGLMVCVGVAAFRAWKGDPDARIFVAGLGVLSFFLMLSTLPMLGLMEATDSLVHWGFLALTLSLVGIVARRSSLVVRSLAEHAQLLDARRKEVRELALSMGRGADELAAVVQQLRTTSEEQTAGISRQASALQELEQTVQEIRQGSHITADKARLLAASAESAERVGREGGEAIGRTLTDLAAIRSEVSEMAARILALDERTREVSGIVDDVKTLADQSNMLAINAAIEAVRNGDSGKGFSVVAKEMRSLADQSIRATQRIRDVLDGVSATMRETAKMSEQGEQRVQVSLNAVRTSGSQLQKLTGIIGDTTGSVRQITEAVAQQDTGTYQIAQAIQELSGQMRRTLKVVEETQTVTRSVQTLAESMSGIASQALKSGSLDEQRPTAA, encoded by the coding sequence ATGGGTCATTCCTGCTTCTTCATCCTCGACCTCCTCCGCGTACCCGCTGGCGGCAAGAACACCCGGCCGGGGGTTGTTTCGCGGCTCACGGCCCTGGGTCTTGCATTGTTCTTCGTCCTCGCGCTGGCCCCGGCCGCGCATGCCCAACCGGCCCAGGAGGCGACGGTGCCGGCGCTGGACGGCTGGCGCTTCCGCTGGGGGGATTCGCCGCTCGGACCTGACGGCGTGCCCACGTGGGCGAAGCAGGCGGAGGGGGTCGCGGGCTGGGAGCCCATGACCGCGCTCAAGATGCCGCCGGGCCGGGGAGACCGCACGCTGCTCTGGGTGCGCATCCCGGTGCCCCAGGGCCCGTGGCACGAACCCGCCCTGTTCCTGGGCAACGTGGCCAACGCCTTCGAGGCGTACGTCGACGGCCAGCGCGTCCACGTCAGCGGCAGGCTGGACCCCGCGGGACAGGAGACGATGGCGAACATGGCGTGGCACCTGGTGCCCCTGCCTCCGTCCGCCGTGGGCCGGCACGTGCTGCTGCGCATCCAGGCCACGGGCCCCGCCATCGGCGTCACGCGCGACGCGCGGGTGGGCGCGCGCCATGCGCTGCTCGCGGCGGAGACGCGCCGGGGGCTCGCGCCCTTCGTCATGGGGACGCTGCTGGTCGCCATTGGCGTGACGGCCCTGGGCGCCGCCATCCTGCGCCGTCAGCGGCGGCTGCTCGTCGCGCTGGCGGTCTTCTCCGTCGGCTCCGGCATGCTCCTGCTGGGCTCCAGCTCCCTGTCCACGGCGCTCTGGAACCGGGAGGCCGTCGGGAGCCTCTTCACGCTGCTGGGCTCCTACGCCGTGCTGCCGAGCCTCGCGTGGTTCATCTCCGATACCGTGAGCGAGGACAAGCTGCGCTGGTTCCGCCGGGGCGCGGCGGTGGTGACCGTGCCCGCCGTCATCCAGGCCGTGCTCGCGCTCGTCGATTTGGGGATCGTCTGGCGGCTCTTGCCCGCCTTCATCCTCTATTCGTTGCCCGGCCTGATGGTCTGCGTCGGCGTGGCGGCCTTCAGGGCGTGGAAGGGGGACCCGGATGCCCGCATCTTCGTCGCGGGCCTGGGTGTCCTCAGCTTCTTCCTCATGCTCAGCACGCTGCCCATGCTCGGCCTGATGGAGGCCACCGACAGCCTGGTGCACTGGGGGTTCCTCGCGCTGACGCTGTCGCTCGTGGGCATCGTGGCCAGGCGTTCGTCGCTGGTGGTGCGCTCGCTGGCGGAGCACGCCCAGTTGCTGGATGCGCGGCGCAAGGAGGTGCGCGAGCTGGCCCTCAGCATGGGCCGCGGGGCGGATGAGCTGGCCGCCGTGGTGCAGCAGCTTCGCACCACCAGCGAGGAGCAGACCGCCGGCATCAGCCGCCAGGCCTCCGCGCTCCAGGAACTGGAGCAGACCGTGCAGGAGATCCGTCAGGGCTCGCACATCACGGCGGACAAGGCCCGGCTGCTCGCCGCGTCGGCGGAGAGCGCGGAGCGGGTGGGACGCGAGGGCGGCGAGGCCATCGGGCGGACGCTGACGGACCTGGCCGCCATCCGCTCCGAGGTGTCGGAGATGGCCGCGCGCATCCTGGCGCTCGACGAGCGCACCCGCGAGGTGTCCGGCATCGTGGACGACGTGAAGACGCTGGCGGATCAATCCAACATGCTGGCCATCAACGCCGCCATCGAGGCGGTGCGCAACGGCGACAGCGGCAAGGGCTTCAGCGTGGTGGCGAAGGAGATGCGCAGCCTGGCGGACCAGTCCATCCGGGCCACCCAGCGCATCCGCGACGTGCTCGACGGCGTGAGCGCGACCATGCGCGAGACGGCGAAGATGAGCGAGCAGGGCGAACAGCGGGTCCAGGTCAGCCTCAACGCGGTGCGCACCTCCGGCTCGCAGCTCCAGAAGCTCACGGGCATCATCGGTGACACCACCGGCAGCGTGCGGCAGATCACGGAGGCGGTGGCCCAGCAGGACACGGGCACCTACCAGATTGCCCAGGCCATCCAGGAGCTGTCCGGCCAGATGCGGCGCACGCTGAAGGTCGTGGAGGAGACGCAGACCGTCACCCGCTCCGTCCAGACGCTGGCGGAGAGCATGTCGGGCATCGCCAGCCAGGCCCTCAAGTCCGGCTCGCTGGACGAACAGCGCCCCACCGCCGCCTGA
- a CDS encoding response regulator translates to MDALDNPSTLLVVEGYDDLREALVALFVLEGYTVLSVATAMQAMDVLARLPRRPCLILLSLMLRNPEDQAFLSRLRSMDPAPRPPVLALTADPDLQAPLPGTVGLLGKPVRTEVLLAAVDRYRARP, encoded by the coding sequence GTGGATGCTCTCGACAATCCTTCGACGCTGCTCGTCGTCGAAGGCTACGACGACCTGCGCGAGGCGCTCGTGGCGCTCTTCGTGCTCGAGGGCTACACGGTGCTGTCGGTGGCCACCGCCATGCAGGCGATGGACGTGCTGGCCCGGCTGCCCCGGCGCCCCTGCCTCATCCTGCTGAGCCTGATGCTCCGCAACCCGGAGGACCAGGCGTTCCTGTCCAGGCTGCGGAGCATGGACCCGGCCCCCCGGCCGCCGGTGCTGGCGCTGACGGCGGACCCGGACCTCCAGGCGCCCCTGCCGGGCACCGTGGGCCTGCTGGGCAAGCCGGTGCGCACGGAGGTCCTCCTGGCCGCCGTGGACCGCTACCGGGCCCGGCCGTAG
- a CDS encoding OsmC family protein, translating into MGISKGSAQWTGGLKDGKGSMKPGHAPEVPFSLGTRFEGQQGSNPEELIGAALSGCFSMALSLGLEKAGLKPTSIKTNADVQLDKQGEGFAITTIALSTEVAVAGTDDARFQQIAEETKKGCPVSKALAGVNITLKAKLVS; encoded by the coding sequence ATGGGCATCAGCAAGGGCAGTGCGCAGTGGACCGGTGGACTGAAGGACGGCAAGGGTTCCATGAAGCCGGGCCACGCCCCGGAGGTCCCCTTCTCGCTCGGCACCCGCTTCGAGGGCCAGCAGGGCAGCAACCCCGAGGAGCTCATCGGCGCGGCGCTGTCCGGGTGCTTCTCCATGGCCCTGTCGCTGGGGCTGGAGAAGGCGGGCCTGAAGCCCACCAGCATCAAGACGAACGCGGACGTGCAGCTGGACAAGCAGGGTGAGGGCTTCGCCATCACCACCATCGCGCTCAGCACCGAGGTCGCCGTCGCCGGCACGGACGACGCCCGGTTCCAGCAGATCGCCGAGGAGACCAAGAAGGGCTGCCCCGTCTCCAAGGCCCTCGCCGGCGTGAACATCACCCTCAAGGCGAAGCTCGTGAGCTGA
- a CDS encoding FAD-dependent oxidoreductase — translation MSESVTTQCCIAGGGPAGMMLGLLLARAGVDVTVLEKHADFLRDFRGDTLHPSTLELMHELGWMEELLALPHSKAPLLRFQSGTHDVVVGDFQHLPTHARYIAFMPQWDLLDFLARKASAYPGFHLRRRAEVTDLVRGDQGQVVGVQVRTPEGPLEVRAPLVVAADGRTSTVRQRSGLDVEELGAPMDVLWFRVTRKPGDPVEPVGRFEGGQVFILINRGDLWQCGRVIAKGAFGPLRERGLESFQRDFAKLAPFLADRAPEIATWDDVKLLTVRVDRLRTWYQPGLLCIGDAAHAMSPVGGVGINLAVQDAVAAANLLAAPLLAGGVTPAHLRQVQERREWPTRLTQRAQVLIQDRVLSPALKDPSPRTRLPLPLWLIQQVPALRRIPARLIGLGVRPEHVRTPAAPPPR, via the coding sequence ATGTCCGAGTCCGTCACCACGCAGTGCTGCATCGCGGGGGGAGGCCCCGCGGGAATGATGCTGGGCCTGCTGCTCGCGCGCGCCGGAGTGGACGTCACCGTCCTGGAGAAGCACGCGGACTTCCTGCGCGACTTCCGCGGGGACACCCTCCACCCGTCCACCCTGGAGCTGATGCATGAGCTGGGATGGATGGAGGAGCTGCTTGCCCTGCCCCACTCGAAGGCGCCGTTGCTGCGCTTCCAGAGCGGCACGCACGACGTGGTGGTGGGCGACTTCCAGCACCTGCCCACGCACGCGCGCTACATCGCGTTCATGCCCCAGTGGGACCTGCTCGACTTCCTCGCGCGCAAGGCCTCCGCGTACCCGGGCTTCCACCTGCGCCGGCGCGCCGAGGTGACGGACCTGGTGCGCGGCGACCAGGGGCAGGTCGTGGGCGTCCAGGTGCGCACCCCCGAAGGGCCCCTGGAGGTGCGCGCCCCGCTCGTGGTGGCCGCCGACGGGCGCACGTCCACCGTGCGGCAGCGCTCCGGCCTGGACGTGGAGGAGCTGGGCGCGCCCATGGACGTCCTCTGGTTCCGCGTGACGCGCAAGCCCGGGGACCCCGTGGAACCCGTGGGCCGCTTCGAAGGCGGGCAGGTCTTCATCCTCATCAACCGGGGCGACCTGTGGCAGTGCGGTCGGGTCATCGCGAAGGGGGCCTTCGGACCCCTGCGCGAGCGCGGCCTGGAGTCCTTCCAGCGCGACTTCGCGAAGCTCGCGCCCTTCCTCGCGGACCGGGCCCCGGAGATCGCGACCTGGGACGACGTGAAGCTGCTCACCGTGCGCGTGGACCGGCTGCGCACCTGGTATCAGCCCGGGCTGCTCTGCATCGGGGACGCGGCGCACGCCATGTCTCCCGTGGGCGGCGTGGGCATCAACCTCGCCGTGCAGGACGCCGTGGCCGCCGCGAACCTGCTCGCCGCGCCGCTGCTCGCCGGCGGCGTGACGCCCGCGCACCTGCGCCAGGTCCAGGAGCGCAGGGAGTGGCCCACGCGCCTCACCCAGCGGGCCCAGGTCCTCATCCAGGACCGCGTGCTCAGCCCCGCGCTGAAGGACCCTTCTCCGCGCACGCGGCTGCCCCTGCCCCTCTGGCTCATCCAGCAGGTCCCCGCCCTGCGCCGCATCCCCGCGCGCCTCATCGGACTGGGTGTCCGGCCCGAGCACGTCCGCACACCGGCCGCGCCGCCCCCGCGGTGA
- a CDS encoding RNA polymerase sigma factor, with translation MGETEAFADEVRRATQGESSAFSELYRRTRPLVARLVAGFGTLDADEVEDVLQESYVRAFRGLPRLKEAGAFTPWLLTIARNRARTKLERRTALRRMEDTLADPEPESVPALPPALQVERDIAVVRQLIAELPEGEEKKTVQLFYLEGQLSAREIAEQLGVGKSTITMRLERFRGRIKRELLQRVLAGRWE, from the coding sequence GTGGGTGAGACGGAGGCATTCGCGGACGAGGTTCGGCGGGCAACGCAGGGGGAGTCGTCCGCCTTCAGTGAGCTCTACCGCCGCACACGGCCGCTGGTGGCACGACTGGTCGCGGGTTTCGGCACATTGGATGCGGACGAGGTGGAGGACGTCCTCCAGGAGTCCTACGTCCGGGCGTTCCGGGGGCTGCCCCGGCTGAAGGAGGCCGGGGCCTTCACCCCCTGGCTGCTGACCATCGCGCGCAACCGGGCGCGCACGAAGCTGGAGCGCCGCACGGCCCTGCGGCGGATGGAGGACACGCTGGCGGATCCCGAACCGGAGTCGGTGCCGGCCCTGCCTCCGGCGCTCCAGGTGGAGCGGGACATCGCGGTGGTGCGGCAGCTCATCGCCGAGCTGCCCGAGGGTGAAGAGAAGAAGACCGTGCAGCTCTTCTACCTGGAGGGACAGCTGTCAGCGCGGGAGATCGCCGAACAGCTCGGCGTGGGCAAGAGCACGATCACGATGCGGTTGGAGCGGTTTCGTGGGCGCATCAAGCGGGAGCTCCTCCAACGGGTGCTCGCCGGACGGTGGGAGTGA
- a CDS encoding caspase family protein, which translates to MKPLLLFLLAALTACAGPSVASGEKGGLVPLRLDAADLSRAYTPRRLALLVGVSSFDDPQWRDLRFSAKDATDLGRVLKDPSRGHFDQVRVLTRPEETTKEAILAALRQLRREATRPDDVVMVYLSAHGTLARDGRGELTRYLVTRDASYRAIPQTALSMDALKAEFEQLPSRRRLLVLATCHSGSGKSLLPRELEVELAGIKSGFYARPLEDSSRASMVFAASDWGETAREDAGLRNDIYTYFLIEGLGGAADRNGDGAVTATEAHDHSRRRTFAFTEGRQRPSAEILEVGADPVILAGRIDRTGQPELFSYSPRLDGFTLKVDGESRLELPGGAAVGPGRRTVELTKGDTVLMRREVDVARGERLPLERLLSEAIPRRALSLVGGMVSFADGKSRRELLPAAPQVGVVLRLEDLPLQDLGLMVDVGLGRGRRTLQVAPGSEVPFGYTTLTLGAAVPYLWRWERLTLFAGPRVAALYLRRSFEVEAFSGGQRYFTVSPGVVGGLAWRLGQRLELTAQGHGMLTYVVVDGQGQAVGFIGGHAGVGYRF; encoded by the coding sequence GTGAAGCCCCTCCTCCTCTTCCTGCTCGCCGCCCTCACCGCCTGCGCGGGTCCCTCCGTCGCGTCCGGGGAGAAGGGCGGGCTCGTGCCGCTGCGGCTCGACGCGGCGGACCTGTCCCGTGCGTACACGCCCCGGCGGCTCGCGCTGCTCGTGGGCGTGTCGTCGTTCGACGACCCCCAGTGGCGCGACCTGCGCTTCTCCGCCAAGGACGCCACGGACCTGGGGCGGGTGTTGAAGGATCCCTCGCGCGGCCACTTCGACCAGGTGCGCGTGCTCACGCGCCCGGAGGAGACGACGAAGGAGGCCATCCTCGCGGCGCTGCGGCAGCTGCGGCGCGAAGCCACCCGCCCGGACGACGTGGTGATGGTGTACCTGTCCGCGCACGGCACGCTCGCGCGCGACGGCCGGGGCGAGCTGACCCGCTACCTCGTCACACGGGACGCGTCCTACCGGGCCATCCCCCAGACGGCGCTCTCCATGGACGCGCTGAAGGCGGAGTTCGAACAACTGCCCAGCCGCCGACGGCTGCTCGTGCTGGCCACCTGCCACAGCGGCAGCGGCAAGTCGCTGCTGCCCCGCGAGCTGGAGGTGGAGCTGGCCGGCATCAAGTCCGGCTTCTACGCGCGCCCGCTGGAGGACTCCTCGCGCGCCTCCATGGTGTTCGCCGCGAGCGACTGGGGCGAGACGGCGCGCGAGGACGCGGGCCTGCGCAACGACATCTACACGTACTTCCTCATCGAGGGCCTGGGCGGCGCCGCGGACCGCAACGGGGATGGCGCCGTCACCGCCACGGAGGCCCACGACCACTCGCGCCGCCGCACCTTCGCCTTCACCGAGGGCCGGCAGCGGCCGTCCGCGGAGATCCTGGAGGTGGGCGCGGATCCGGTCATCCTCGCCGGCCGCATCGACCGGACGGGCCAGCCCGAGCTGTTCTCCTACAGCCCGCGCCTGGACGGCTTCACCCTCAAGGTGGACGGGGAGTCCCGCCTGGAGCTGCCCGGCGGCGCCGCGGTGGGCCCGGGCCGGCGCACGGTGGAGCTGACCAAGGGCGACACGGTCCTCATGCGGCGCGAGGTGGACGTGGCCCGGGGCGAGCGCCTGCCCCTGGAGCGCCTGCTGTCGGAGGCCATCCCGCGCCGCGCGCTGTCGCTCGTGGGAGGCATGGTGTCGTTCGCGGACGGCAAGAGCCGCCGCGAGCTGCTGCCCGCCGCGCCCCAGGTGGGCGTGGTGCTGCGCCTGGAGGACCTGCCGCTCCAGGACCTGGGGCTGATGGTGGACGTGGGCCTGGGGCGGGGCCGGCGCACGCTCCAGGTGGCCCCCGGCAGCGAGGTGCCCTTCGGCTACACCACGCTCACGCTGGGCGCCGCGGTGCCCTACCTGTGGCGCTGGGAGCGGCTGACGCTCTTCGCGGGGCCGCGTGTGGCCGCGCTGTACCTTCGCAGGTCCTTTGAAGTGGAAGCCTTCTCTGGGGGCCAGCGCTACTTCACCGTCAGCCCGGGTGTGGTGGGAGGACTGGCCTGGCGCCTGGGTCAGCGGCTGGAATTGACCGCGCAGGGCCACGGGATGTTGACGTACGTGGTGGTGGACGGACAGGGACAGGCCGTGGGCTTCATCGGCGGACACGCCGGCGTGGGGTACCGCTTCTGA